Proteins from a genomic interval of Pseudodesulfovibrio nedwellii:
- a CDS encoding sulfite exporter TauE/SafE family protein, translating into MITTYLLYIVLGAFAGVLAGLLGIGGGLVIVPMLNIAFELQNFPDVHIQHVALGTSLATIIFTSLSSMRAHHKRGAINYTAFWRLVPGIIVGTYLGAWVAALLPTGFLKAFFGFFLYYVASQMLLGMKPKSARELPGQAGTFAVGNGIGIFSALVGIGGGTLTVPFLSWCNQTMHTAIATAAAVGLPIALSGTTGFIINGWNVEGIPGPHFGYIYIPAFLGIISMSVLTAPLGAKLAHSLPVDKLKRIFAILLLIVGTKMLWSAFM; encoded by the coding sequence ATGATCACAACCTATTTATTGTATATCGTCCTCGGTGCGTTTGCCGGGGTTTTGGCAGGGTTGCTGGGTATCGGTGGCGGATTGGTTATCGTGCCCATGCTCAATATTGCTTTCGAGTTGCAAAATTTCCCGGATGTACACATCCAGCATGTGGCTCTTGGAACATCGTTGGCGACTATCATTTTTACATCACTTTCAAGTATGCGCGCTCATCACAAGCGCGGGGCAATCAATTATACCGCGTTTTGGCGACTTGTTCCCGGTATCATTGTCGGCACCTACCTTGGAGCTTGGGTTGCAGCACTATTGCCTACCGGATTCCTCAAAGCATTTTTCGGTTTTTTCCTGTACTATGTGGCAAGCCAGATGTTGTTGGGTATGAAGCCCAAGAGTGCGCGGGAGCTGCCGGGACAGGCTGGAACATTCGCTGTTGGTAACGGTATTGGTATTTTTTCAGCATTGGTCGGTATTGGTGGTGGTACATTGACGGTGCCGTTTTTGTCATGGTGTAATCAAACCATGCACACGGCTATTGCTACTGCTGCAGCGGTCGGTTTGCCTATCGCTTTGTCCGGGACGACCGGATTTATCATTAATGGTTGGAATGTTGAAGGTATTCCCGGTCCGCACTTCGGATACATTTATATTCCGGCATTCTTGGGCATCATTTCAATGAGCGTCCTGACCGCACCACTTGGCGCAAAGCTTGCCCATAGCCTGCCAGTTGACAAGCTCAAGCGGATCTTTGCCATCCTTCTTCTTATCGTGGGAACCAAGATGTTGTGGAGTGCGTTTATGTAG
- a CDS encoding glycosyltransferase family A protein: MNRFDFPQILPPSRALLPAFTEHFSGWHLGMGLPETLLGLLPGLFQLARRDPECKNITMGMALWGTQAHPLTPGMGTWGIKSLNMGLKLGPAFTRILLLTAKLPKLAEAPSETDDDTEYKAEVEAMDTWHALARQDDRKLILRFLTVTLGNSTKGLSWLQHVWQDLIHLGKPEIPKAALDMVEWTDSTQPLKERMEADWAFHCLSPEKALPIIEKLDPALWGLWRTYAGGELLLRMGKKGEAKGILAALWKAIPWHVNLTLKLHEIFKAPPMGEIEDTANVTILVYSWNKAELLADTLRSLLDSDIGQAKIVALDNGSDDATGDVLLKAQKEFGADRFRVETLPVNVGAPAARNWLLALPEVKASKWAAFLDDDIILPKDWLLRLLGPAQNRDNIGAVGCRITAAAPPYGLQSADYNLFPVPPNDPKAEMVPHRVLVFDNCAGSLDSGLFTYTRPCLSVSGCCHMINIHSIEKAGEFDLRYTPSQFDDLDRDIRSSLAGMPALFVGGLAVKHIQHSSLAKSKDTKQIGQVMGNKLKLDTKYTDEELIRLGQDNQQWSWNDLEEKSTFLVDRLGLST; the protein is encoded by the coding sequence ATGAACCGATTTGATTTTCCCCAAATACTCCCACCCAGCAGGGCCTTGTTGCCCGCATTTACTGAACACTTTTCCGGCTGGCATCTCGGCATGGGACTGCCTGAAACATTGCTCGGCCTCCTGCCAGGTCTCTTTCAGCTCGCCAGACGTGACCCAGAATGTAAAAATATCACCATGGGCATGGCCCTTTGGGGAACACAGGCCCACCCGCTGACCCCAGGCATGGGAACATGGGGTATCAAAAGCCTCAACATGGGCCTTAAGCTCGGCCCGGCGTTCACACGTATTTTGCTGCTGACTGCCAAACTCCCGAAACTGGCTGAAGCCCCCAGCGAAACTGACGATGATACAGAATACAAAGCCGAAGTCGAAGCCATGGACACATGGCACGCTCTCGCCCGACAGGATGACAGGAAACTTATCCTGCGCTTTCTCACCGTTACTCTGGGCAACTCAACCAAGGGACTTTCCTGGCTCCAGCATGTATGGCAGGACCTCATTCACTTGGGCAAACCAGAAATTCCCAAGGCTGCTTTGGACATGGTTGAATGGACCGATTCGACGCAACCGCTCAAGGAGCGCATGGAAGCGGATTGGGCATTTCATTGTCTCTCGCCCGAAAAAGCTCTGCCTATTATTGAAAAGCTTGATCCCGCTCTCTGGGGACTGTGGCGCACATATGCCGGTGGAGAACTTCTCCTGCGCATGGGCAAAAAGGGTGAAGCAAAAGGCATATTGGCCGCGCTGTGGAAAGCAATCCCATGGCATGTGAACCTAACTCTCAAGCTTCATGAAATATTCAAGGCCCCACCGATGGGCGAAATCGAAGACACCGCTAACGTCACAATCCTCGTGTATTCGTGGAATAAGGCAGAATTGCTGGCAGACACCCTGCGCAGCCTGCTGGACAGTGATATTGGACAGGCCAAGATCGTCGCTCTGGACAACGGCTCTGATGATGCCACGGGCGACGTACTGCTCAAGGCGCAAAAAGAATTCGGTGCTGACAGATTCCGGGTGGAAACACTCCCCGTCAACGTAGGTGCACCTGCCGCACGCAACTGGCTGCTGGCTCTGCCGGAAGTCAAAGCCTCGAAATGGGCAGCATTTCTGGATGACGACATCATCCTGCCAAAAGACTGGCTGTTACGGTTACTTGGTCCAGCACAGAACCGAGACAACATCGGGGCTGTCGGATGTCGTATCACTGCCGCCGCGCCTCCGTATGGGCTGCAATCAGCAGACTACAACCTTTTCCCGGTACCACCAAATGACCCCAAAGCGGAAATGGTGCCGCACAGAGTCTTGGTTTTCGACAACTGTGCAGGATCGCTCGATTCCGGATTGTTCACCTACACTCGCCCCTGTTTGTCAGTGTCAGGCTGCTGTCACATGATCAACATACATTCCATCGAAAAAGCTGGCGAGTTTGACCTGCGGTACACTCCATCTCAGTTCGATGATTTGGATAGAGACATCCGTTCAAGCTTGGCTGGCATGCCTGCCCTGTTTGTTGGGGGCCTTGCCGTCAAGCATATCCAGCACTCCAGTCTGGCCAAATCCAAGGACACCAAACAGATTGGTCAGGTCATGGGCAACAAGCTCAAACTCGATACCAAGTATACGGATGAAGAACTCATCCGTCTGGGACAGGATAATCAACAATGGTCTTGGAACGATCTGGAAGAAAAGAGTACTTTCCTTGTTGACCGTCTCGGCCTCAGTACATAG
- a CDS encoding alpha-hydroxy-acid oxidizing protein produces MKEINDKARELMKGYCRVCKVCDGKACVGEVPGMGGLGTGASFKSNYEALAEIRLNMRLLHDVTEPDITTSVLGYDLSLPVMAAPIGGVSFNMGGGISEDAYAEAVVSGSKKAGVVGCTGDGVPPYVHEAGFAAIVKNGGYGIPFIKPWEGDELDEKLELARTTGCTTFGMDVDAAGLITLRQMGRPVSPKPASELKKIIDKVHSWGAKFILKGVMTPGEAELAAEVGADGIVVSNHGGRVLDHAPGTAEVIHEVSEPVKGKLAVIVDGGIRTGIDVLKMIALGADAVMVGRPVAVAAMGGLEEGVEKYFDTLKAQLSGAMILTGCKDIKSIDINVLF; encoded by the coding sequence ATGAAAGAGATCAATGATAAAGCACGCGAGCTGATGAAAGGCTACTGTCGTGTATGTAAGGTCTGTGACGGCAAGGCGTGTGTCGGTGAAGTACCCGGAATGGGCGGTCTCGGGACTGGGGCATCGTTTAAAAGTAATTATGAAGCTCTGGCTGAAATTCGGTTGAACATGCGTCTTTTGCATGATGTGACTGAGCCTGACATTACCACATCGGTGTTGGGCTACGATCTTTCATTACCTGTTATGGCTGCGCCAATTGGTGGCGTGTCTTTTAACATGGGTGGCGGCATCAGTGAAGATGCGTATGCTGAGGCCGTGGTCAGCGGGAGTAAAAAAGCAGGCGTCGTTGGTTGTACGGGTGACGGCGTGCCGCCTTATGTGCATGAAGCCGGATTCGCCGCCATCGTCAAAAACGGTGGATACGGTATTCCGTTCATCAAGCCGTGGGAAGGCGATGAACTGGACGAGAAACTGGAGTTGGCCCGTACTACCGGATGTACCACTTTCGGTATGGATGTGGACGCCGCCGGGTTAATTACCTTGCGTCAGATGGGACGTCCCGTGTCTCCCAAGCCTGCTTCCGAGTTGAAGAAAATTATTGATAAGGTGCATAGCTGGGGTGCCAAGTTCATTTTGAAAGGAGTTATGACTCCTGGTGAAGCCGAGCTGGCTGCCGAAGTTGGTGCGGACGGCATTGTGGTCTCTAACCATGGTGGCCGTGTGCTTGACCATGCCCCTGGTACAGCCGAGGTCATTCATGAAGTGTCAGAGCCAGTTAAGGGCAAGCTCGCCGTCATAGTTGATGGTGGTATTCGGACCGGTATCGATGTCCTCAAGATGATCGCGCTCGGTGCAGACGCCGTCATGGTCGGTCGTCCTGTTGCCGTGGCTGCCATGGGTGGTCTGGAAGAGGGCGTTGAAAAGTATTTTGATACGCTTAAGGCTCAGCTTTCGGGAGCAATGATTCTGACTGGCTGCAAGGATATCAAATCCATTGATATAAACGTTTTGTTTTAG
- a CDS encoding metallophosphoesterase, producing the protein MEELYEASTIMMYWVVIVLTVITLIVLYLGWRLIEPLPVGRKRKITLWLALATLLFGHRITWFLQRTEQYECLACDSIDWVGFTFFGFISILIFFMLARDIPRLIGAVVSGFKKAFGKRSRRPYFIEPNIQRRRFLLNASNGLFFATALPMTGFAVFTARSKPQVVRNILPVVDLPSGLDGFTISQVSDTHIGPTIRGDWARMVVDEVNKLGADVIVHTGDLVDGSVDGLKDDILPMADFSAPYGVWFCTGNHEYYSGVNEWLAETERLGIKPLVNEHALIDTGKGRVLLAGVPDLNGYRFEPSHVSSPAQARKDAPAHDVSILLAHQPNSVLDAAKAGYDVQLSGHTHGGQYFPYNFMIHLFQKYVRGLYLHDDTVLYVNTGTGYWGPPMRLGTCPEITLHTLRKA; encoded by the coding sequence ATGGAAGAACTTTACGAAGCGAGTACCATTATGATGTATTGGGTCGTTATTGTCCTGACCGTCATCACCTTGATAGTGCTCTATCTTGGATGGCGACTCATTGAGCCACTGCCGGTTGGCCGCAAGCGGAAGATCACGCTGTGGTTGGCATTGGCTACGCTTTTGTTCGGCCATCGGATAACGTGGTTTCTTCAGCGTACGGAACAATACGAGTGCCTTGCCTGTGATTCCATCGACTGGGTGGGGTTCACTTTCTTTGGATTTATTTCCATCCTTATATTCTTCATGCTTGCTCGAGATATTCCTCGGCTGATCGGAGCGGTCGTATCCGGTTTTAAGAAGGCGTTCGGCAAACGAAGCAGGCGTCCCTATTTTATTGAACCCAATATTCAGCGTCGTCGTTTTCTGCTCAATGCGTCCAACGGATTGTTTTTTGCTACAGCGCTCCCCATGACGGGGTTCGCGGTGTTTACAGCGCGAAGCAAACCCCAAGTTGTGCGAAATATACTTCCTGTAGTAGATCTTCCGTCCGGTCTTGATGGGTTTACCATCTCCCAAGTTTCAGACACACATATTGGACCAACAATTCGTGGAGATTGGGCGCGTATGGTGGTGGACGAGGTGAACAAACTCGGGGCAGACGTCATTGTGCACACTGGTGATCTGGTGGATGGATCCGTGGACGGTCTTAAGGATGACATTCTGCCCATGGCTGATTTTTCTGCGCCATACGGAGTCTGGTTTTGTACTGGTAATCATGAATATTATTCTGGTGTTAACGAGTGGCTGGCCGAAACGGAACGTCTTGGTATCAAGCCATTAGTCAACGAACATGCGCTTATCGATACAGGCAAAGGCAGAGTCCTGCTGGCCGGTGTCCCTGATCTTAATGGATATCGATTCGAGCCGAGTCATGTTTCTTCTCCAGCACAAGCCCGTAAGGATGCTCCGGCACATGACGTGTCCATCTTGTTGGCGCATCAGCCCAACTCGGTATTAGATGCAGCCAAGGCTGGGTATGACGTCCAGTTATCTGGACATACTCACGGTGGGCAGTATTTCCCGTATAATTTCATGATTCACCTCTTTCAGAAATATGTGCGCGGTTTGTATCTCCATGATGATACCGTTCTTTATGTCAATACCGGCACTGGTTATTGGGGACCACCCATGCGACTCGGAACGTGCCCGGAAATAACGCTGCATACACTGCGTAAGGCCTGA
- a CDS encoding Gfo/Idh/MocA family protein, translating into MLKVGVVGLGWMGRVHLRNYTEMADVEVVGVVDVDEKAREEVAAQFGVKTFASLDELLENELDAMSVCVPTSLHHETGLKIMDKSINVIIEKPLAVSASEGEDLVVKAKEKGVALMVGHVERFNPAVERVKELIGDDVISIQIERVGPYPPRIQDVGVIKDLGSHDIDLIRFLTGSEFKSVYAVSSTSIGEHEDSALITAEMENGVLANITTNWVTPYKGRKINIACESKYIQANLITQEVKEYSAFSTYDKSYSVREWPLMFREPVKEELTQFLTALRNGTPVPITGEDGLEVLKTFDRIFDCASC; encoded by the coding sequence ATGTTGAAAGTAGGCGTTGTCGGGTTGGGTTGGATGGGCCGTGTCCATCTGCGCAACTATACTGAAATGGCTGATGTGGAAGTGGTTGGCGTTGTTGATGTCGATGAAAAGGCTCGCGAAGAAGTCGCTGCCCAGTTCGGCGTAAAGACCTTTGCCAGTCTCGACGAATTGTTGGAAAATGAACTGGACGCCATGTCCGTGTGCGTTCCCACCAGTTTGCATCACGAGACCGGGTTGAAGATCATGGACAAGAGTATCAACGTCATCATCGAGAAGCCGCTGGCTGTTTCCGCTTCCGAAGGTGAAGACCTCGTCGTCAAGGCCAAGGAAAAGGGCGTTGCTCTTATGGTTGGGCATGTCGAGCGTTTCAACCCGGCTGTCGAGCGCGTCAAGGAATTGATCGGTGACGATGTTATTTCCATTCAGATCGAACGTGTCGGACCATATCCGCCGCGCATTCAGGACGTGGGCGTTATCAAGGACCTCGGTTCTCATGACATCGACCTCATTCGTTTCCTGACCGGTTCCGAATTTAAGTCCGTATACGCAGTGTCTTCTACTTCCATTGGCGAGCATGAAGATTCCGCGCTTATCACTGCCGAGATGGAAAATGGCGTACTCGCCAATATTACCACCAACTGGGTGACCCCGTACAAGGGCCGTAAGATAAATATTGCCTGCGAATCCAAGTATATTCAGGCCAATTTGATCACGCAGGAAGTCAAGGAATACTCGGCTTTCTCCACCTACGACAAATCCTATTCCGTTCGTGAATGGCCGCTTATGTTCCGTGAGCCTGTCAAAGAGGAACTGACTCAGTTCCTGACCGCTTTGCGTAACGGGACCCCAGTGCCCATCACTGGTGAAGACGGTCTTGAAGTTCTCAAGACTTTCGATCGTATTTTTGATTGCGCCAGCTGCTAA
- a CDS encoding anaerobic ribonucleoside-triphosphate reductase activating protein has protein sequence MNKPAGVWNYVRGFENLSLCDWPGRATCIIFLGGCNLHCPTCHNFELAWDMTSLPAIDPVHIKSYLRDRAGWLDGVTVTGGEPTTVASVGELLWELKKYNLPIKMDTNGMRPEVVQDLLHSKLVDTFAVDVKGPWAKYPSLTGHAVSEIAAQANMQRIFEMAKTTTDSFYFRCTQVPGLTEADLDVARGYLPQGYELTIQKFVPPRRKQEHAKPNHEERRPVGDVVI, from the coding sequence ATGAATAAACCCGCAGGGGTTTGGAACTACGTTCGAGGCTTTGAGAATCTGAGTCTCTGTGACTGGCCAGGACGAGCCACGTGCATCATCTTTTTAGGTGGATGTAACCTGCATTGCCCTACATGCCACAATTTTGAGCTTGCGTGGGACATGACATCCCTCCCTGCCATCGATCCGGTCCACATCAAGTCCTACCTCAGGGACCGCGCAGGATGGCTCGACGGAGTGACTGTCACCGGAGGAGAGCCGACAACGGTTGCCAGTGTGGGAGAACTGTTGTGGGAGCTCAAAAAATATAATTTGCCTATCAAGATGGACACCAACGGTATGCGCCCCGAGGTCGTGCAGGATCTGCTGCACAGCAAACTCGTCGACACCTTTGCCGTGGATGTCAAAGGCCCATGGGCCAAATACCCTTCCCTGACCGGTCACGCCGTGTCCGAGATCGCAGCGCAGGCCAACATGCAGCGCATCTTTGAAATGGCTAAAACAACGACCGACTCCTTTTATTTCCGTTGCACACAGGTTCCCGGCCTGACTGAGGCCGACCTTGATGTTGCACGAGGTTATCTGCCGCAAGGATATGAGTTGACTATTCAGAAATTTGTGCCCCCCAGGAGGAAGCAAGAGCATGCCAAGCCAAATCATGAAGAGAGACGGCCGGTTGGAGACGTGGTCATCTGA
- a CDS encoding FadR/GntR family transcriptional regulator, protein MEVKPVNRKSISEEIVRQIKEMIGHGTLMPGDRLPAERKLAEEFGVSRTTVREGIKILAESGVLESRQGAGTFVSESRDDDGSLFDAVLSGQHDLRDVFEVRKMLEPEIAALAAVNGSPDQLTRLEDSLADQEKAVRRGASGAGYDHKFHQLLAEASGNPVLKEMVMVLHEGFAKSRAEEVQSPERQQASIRAHRAIVEAVKNGHAMQAERAMREHLASTESIVFSINISRR, encoded by the coding sequence ATGGAAGTTAAACCAGTAAACAGAAAATCAATATCCGAAGAAATCGTTCGGCAGATTAAAGAGATGATTGGTCACGGGACACTGATGCCCGGTGATCGGCTTCCTGCCGAGCGGAAACTGGCGGAGGAATTCGGTGTGTCCCGGACTACTGTTCGGGAAGGGATCAAGATTCTGGCCGAGTCCGGTGTGCTGGAAAGTCGTCAAGGGGCCGGGACATTCGTCAGTGAAAGCCGTGATGACGATGGTTCTTTGTTCGACGCTGTACTTTCAGGTCAGCATGATTTGCGGGATGTGTTTGAGGTACGCAAGATGCTGGAGCCGGAGATCGCTGCCTTGGCTGCTGTCAATGGTTCACCGGATCAATTGACGCGCCTGGAAGACTCGTTGGCCGATCAGGAAAAGGCCGTTCGTCGTGGGGCGTCCGGTGCGGGATATGATCATAAATTTCATCAACTGTTGGCCGAGGCTTCGGGGAATCCCGTGCTCAAGGAAATGGTTATGGTCCTGCATGAAGGGTTTGCCAAAAGCCGGGCTGAGGAAGTGCAGTCTCCTGAACGTCAACAGGCGTCGATCAGGGCGCACCGGGCCATTGTCGAGGCGGTCAAGAACGGGCACGCTATGCAGGCTGAACGGGCTATGCGAGAACATCTTGCTTCTACGGAAAGTATTGTATTTTCCATCAATATATCAAGGAGATAA
- the lpxB gene encoding lipid-A-disaccharide synthase encodes MQTGNPTGPIWFNVGEASGDLHGAELIKRLKEVTPDATFTGMGGPAMEAEGLDVRYSMKLISLVGITEILGGLPRILKLLGEIKREIIKVRPRAIILVDCPEFNFRIAKIAYKLGIPVYYYISPQIWAWRSGRANFLRKYVRKVICILPFEKQFYKKYDMDVDYVGHPLMDVLPLAELDNIPEDDNLIGLLPGSRNKEVSTLLPEFAGAAKLLQKDHPNLHYVIVRAPGMGKKRLLRQWPDDIPMEIIEPDTRYKTFRSCKCIMAASGTVTLETALIGTPVLVAYKVSFISEMVARLLVNVDYISLPNLIAGHEIYPEYMQKDACADTLALAVSRWLDDQTEYDRVKHELIKLRTMVGEPGAPLRAARVIMDDLAELGR; translated from the coding sequence ATGCAAACAGGAAATCCAACCGGACCTATCTGGTTCAACGTCGGCGAAGCGTCAGGCGATCTTCACGGCGCGGAACTCATCAAACGACTTAAGGAAGTCACGCCCGATGCCACCTTTACTGGCATGGGCGGACCTGCCATGGAGGCCGAAGGGTTGGATGTGCGCTATTCCATGAAGCTCATCTCACTGGTGGGTATCACGGAAATTCTTGGAGGGTTGCCGCGAATCCTCAAGTTACTTGGCGAAATAAAACGGGAGATCATCAAGGTGCGCCCTCGCGCCATCATTTTGGTGGACTGTCCTGAATTCAATTTCCGTATCGCCAAGATAGCGTACAAGCTCGGAATCCCGGTTTATTACTATATAAGTCCGCAAATCTGGGCATGGCGCTCAGGCCGCGCCAACTTCCTGCGCAAATATGTACGCAAGGTGATCTGCATCCTGCCGTTTGAAAAACAGTTCTACAAAAAATACGACATGGATGTGGACTATGTAGGCCATCCGCTCATGGATGTTCTACCGCTTGCAGAGCTCGACAACATTCCAGAGGATGACAACCTGATAGGTTTACTCCCCGGTTCTCGCAACAAAGAAGTCAGCACCCTGTTGCCCGAATTCGCAGGGGCAGCCAAGCTTTTGCAAAAGGACCATCCAAACCTGCATTACGTCATAGTACGTGCACCAGGAATGGGAAAAAAACGCCTCCTTAGGCAATGGCCCGACGACATTCCAATGGAAATTATTGAACCTGACACTCGGTACAAGACATTTCGGTCCTGTAAGTGTATCATGGCCGCATCCGGCACGGTCACTTTGGAAACAGCACTCATCGGCACTCCGGTATTAGTGGCCTACAAGGTTTCTTTCATATCTGAAATGGTCGCCAGACTGCTTGTGAATGTTGACTATATTTCTTTGCCCAACCTTATAGCGGGGCACGAAATCTATCCGGAATATATGCAAAAAGACGCGTGCGCCGACACACTCGCACTCGCAGTCAGTCGCTGGTTGGACGACCAAACGGAATACGACCGCGTCAAACACGAACTGATCAAACTCCGCACCATGGTCGGAGAACCTGGCGCTCCATTGCGCGCAGCACGAGTCATCATGGACGACTTGGCCGAACTTGGCCGCTAG